In the genome of Thermococcus sp. MV5, the window AGCAAAAAGGAAGTAATAATGGAAGAAGCCTTCGAAATGGCTAAAGAACGTATTAAAGAGACAGAGAGTTTTGCAGTTAGATGTAAAAGAAGAGGTAACTGGATATCTTCTGGGAAAGAAATAGAAATTGAACTTGGAGCAAAAATAAAGGAGAGTCTAAACGCCAAAGTTGATCTCACTAATCCCGATTGGTACGTTTGGATAGAAGTTCTCGGAAAGCAAACTGGCATAAGTGTCATTAAACCGAAAGAAATAATAAAGAAGAAAGTAGAGTTTTAAAAAAGCCCTTTGAAGATCTACTGACCTCCCCCCACCCGGGGAGAGAAAATTTCGGGTAGTAGAACGTTGAACTGCATAAGTTATAACTTATAAGTTATAACTTTTCATACCACTTTAGTTTTTAGAAAATTTAAAGCTAAAAGAGATGCAAATATATTACCAAGCTCTTAGATTCTTGGTTGCACTCTATAAACTGTCCTATCTTCCCCTACACCATCAATAAGACCACGATGTCTCCTTATACAGCTTTCACATTCCCCACAGTGAATCGGCTTTCCATCTTTTGTAAATCCTTTAGGCATATAACATGAGTTGGAATACTCATACTTCGCACCAAATTCTTTCAGAAGTCTTGCTATTCCTTTTTTGTCCAATTCTATTAGCGGT includes:
- a CDS encoding THUMP domain-containing protein, with protein sequence MTTLLVTVPGGREGDAALELEWALEDARVRRAKWRGVLIVKTRLEKDEALERIKEFDTTAIFKVLPLEKLVMSKKEVIMEEAFEMAKERIKETESFAVRCKRRGNWISSGKEIEIELGAKIKESLNAKVDLTNPDWYVWIEVLGKQTGISVIKPKEIIKKKVEF